Proteins encoded within one genomic window of Amorphoplanes friuliensis DSM 7358:
- a CDS encoding reverse transcriptase family protein, which translates to MTTAAHRRRLAALRARTRRHDRVSSGHAAAAAPRVATALADAFLSTRWRRKAMVKAGAAVLGRERRWVDRAVVKVLRAYRIAPADRPRELAGFLEGITRPAVIRRRRVTPVQVVRMRWHAPPINDLGELAAFLDVDGDLLDWFADRREINRHARDERLRHYRYRWLPHRLIEAPKPHLLALQRRLLDEVLARVPVHERAHGFVPGRGVHTFAASHAGQAVVVRLDLRAFFSTVTAARIYGIFRSAGYPEPVAHALTALTTTRTPARVLRDAPDPRLAALLRRPHLPQGAPTSPALANLCAFRLDRRLTGLAGRFGLHYSRYADDLAFSGPDHPHNLIPYVHSIAVDEGFEINPAKTRVRGQADRQLLAGLVVNSSPAVPREDYDRLRATLHNAATHGLAEANRDGHADFAAQLAGRVAWVSHRHPARARKLQELLSAALAKP; encoded by the coding sequence GTGACTACCGCAGCGCATCGCCGGCGCCTCGCCGCGCTTCGCGCGAGAACGCGCAGGCACGACCGGGTTTCGTCGGGGCACGCTGCTGCCGCCGCACCACGGGTCGCGACGGCGCTCGCGGACGCGTTCCTCAGCACGCGGTGGCGGCGCAAGGCGATGGTCAAGGCCGGGGCAGCCGTGCTCGGGCGGGAGCGGCGCTGGGTCGACCGGGCCGTGGTGAAGGTGCTCCGGGCGTACAGGATCGCTCCGGCCGACCGGCCGCGGGAGCTGGCCGGCTTCCTCGAGGGGATCACCCGGCCGGCGGTCATCCGGCGCCGGCGGGTGACGCCGGTCCAGGTCGTGCGCATGCGCTGGCACGCGCCGCCCATCAACGATCTCGGCGAGCTGGCGGCGTTCCTCGACGTCGACGGTGACCTGCTGGACTGGTTCGCCGACCGCCGGGAGATCAACCGCCACGCGCGTGACGAACGGCTGCGGCACTACCGGTACAGGTGGCTGCCGCACCGGTTGATCGAAGCCCCGAAACCGCACCTGCTGGCCCTGCAGCGGCGACTGCTCGACGAGGTGCTGGCCCGGGTGCCCGTGCACGAGCGCGCCCACGGTTTTGTGCCCGGCCGCGGAGTGCACACGTTCGCCGCCTCGCACGCCGGTCAGGCGGTCGTCGTCCGGCTCGACCTGCGGGCGTTCTTCTCGACCGTCACCGCCGCCCGGATCTACGGCATCTTCCGCAGCGCCGGATATCCCGAGCCGGTCGCCCATGCGCTGACCGCCCTGACCACAACCCGGACGCCCGCGCGTGTGCTGCGCGACGCCCCCGATCCGAGGCTGGCCGCGCTGCTGCGCCGCCCGCACCTGCCGCAGGGCGCGCCGACCTCACCCGCGCTGGCCAACCTCTGCGCCTTCCGCCTCGACCGGCGGCTCACCGGCCTCGCCGGCCGCTTCGGCCTGCACTACTCCCGATACGCCGACGACCTGGCCTTCTCCGGCCCCGATCACCCCCACAACCTCATCCCGTACGTCCACAGCATCGCCGTCGACGAGGGCTTCGAGATCAACCCCGCCAAGACCCGGGTACGCGGACAGGCGGACCGTCAACTGCTCGCCGGACTCGTGGTCAACAGCAGCCCGGCCGTACCCCGCGAGGATTACGACCGGTTGCGCGCCACCCTGCACAACGCCGCGACCCACGGCCTGGCCGAGGCGAACCGTGACGGCCACGCCGACTTCGCCGCGCAGCTCGCCGGCCGGGTCGCCTGGGTCTCGCACCGGCACCCGGCCCGCGCCCGCAAACTGCAGGAGCTGCTGTCGGCCGCCCTCGCTAAGCCCTAG
- a CDS encoding LPXTG cell wall anchor domain-containing protein, whose product MKKLLGLGAAALAVGAMSFPAAAVAARAEGPALVALTEKDAATGKNKVYPVEQGDLSPAVIGVANNSEAAIDGVVVNIRVLNDLDLPRTFSNCAYYDDSNLEGAWCEFDTELAAGKTYAIADSLVKVAPDAVQENISAIIHHWITADAAKEQGGIEALAKRDSRTDESAPGTQGPVALEERELPLPGTLTPLGFAYVKLPPTPTTTPTATPTATPTATPTATPTGSPTATPTSTEGAAAGGGDGGGLPVTGAKAATVAGAGVALLLAGGAGYVVARRRRTRFVA is encoded by the coding sequence GTGAAGAAACTGCTCGGACTTGGTGCCGCCGCTCTTGCTGTGGGCGCGATGTCCTTCCCGGCCGCTGCTGTCGCGGCGCGGGCGGAGGGCCCCGCTCTGGTCGCCCTCACCGAGAAGGACGCCGCGACCGGCAAGAACAAGGTCTACCCGGTGGAGCAGGGTGACCTGTCGCCGGCCGTCATCGGCGTGGCCAACAACTCCGAGGCAGCGATCGACGGTGTGGTGGTGAACATCCGGGTGCTCAACGACCTGGACCTTCCGCGCACATTCAGTAACTGTGCGTACTACGACGACAGTAACCTCGAGGGCGCCTGGTGCGAGTTCGACACCGAGCTCGCCGCCGGTAAGACCTACGCGATCGCGGACTCGCTCGTGAAGGTTGCGCCTGACGCGGTCCAGGAGAACATCAGCGCCATCATCCACCACTGGATCACGGCCGATGCGGCCAAGGAGCAGGGCGGCATCGAGGCGCTGGCCAAGCGGGACAGCCGTACGGACGAGTCGGCCCCGGGCACCCAGGGTCCGGTTGCGCTCGAGGAGCGGGAGCTCCCGCTGCCCGGCACGCTCACCCCGCTCGGCTTCGCGTACGTGAAGCTGCCGCCGACGCCGACCACGACGCCTACCGCCACCCCGACCGCCACGCCGACTGCCACCCCGACCGCCACGCCCACCGGCTCGCCGACCGCGACGCCGACCTCCACCGAGGGTGCGGCCGCGGGTGGTGGCGACGGTGGCGGCCTTCCCGTCACGGGAGCCAAGGCTGCGACCGTGGCCGGCGCCGGTGTTGCACTCCTGCTGGCCGGTGGTGCCGGTTACGTGGTGGCCCGCCGTCGCCGGACGCGTTTTGTCGCCTGA